In the genome of Streptococcus mitis, one region contains:
- a CDS encoding recombination protein RecR, with the protein MLYPTPIAKLIDSYSKLPGIGIKTATRLAFYTIGMSDDDVNEFAKNLLSAKRELTYCSICGRLTDDDPCSICTDPSRDQTTILVLEDSRDVAAMENIQEYHGLYHVLHGLISPMNGISPDDINLKSLMTRLMDSEVSEVIVATNATADGEATSMYLSRLLKPAGIKVTRLARGLAVGADIEYADEVTLLRAIENRTEL; encoded by the coding sequence ATGCTTTATCCAACACCTATTGCTAAGCTGATTGACAGTTATTCTAAGTTACCAGGTATCGGGATTAAGACGGCTACGCGTCTGGCCTTTTATACGATTGGGATGTCTGATGATGATGTCAATGAATTTGCAAAAAATCTCCTTTCTGCTAAGAGAGAGCTGACCTATTGCTCCATCTGTGGTCGTTTGACTGATGACGATCCTTGCTCTATCTGTACCGATCCAAGTCGTGACCAGACAACGATTTTGGTGCTAGAGGATAGTCGTGATGTGGCGGCCATGGAAAATATCCAAGAATATCATGGACTTTATCATGTTTTGCATGGCCTGATTTCCCCCATGAATGGCATCAGCCCAGATGATATCAATCTCAAGAGCCTCATGACTCGTCTCATGGATAGTGAGGTTTCAGAAGTCATCGTAGCAACCAATGCCACGGCAGATGGGGAAGCGACTTCCATGTATCTTTCACGCTTACTCAAGCCAGCTGGTATTAAGGTTACGCGTCTGGCACGAGGTCTTGCTGTGGGGGCAGATATCGAGTATGCGGACGAAGTTACACTCTTACGAGCCATTGAAAATCGGACAGAGCTGTAA
- a CDS encoding N-acetylneuraminate lyase produces the protein MSDLKKYEGIIPAFYACYDEQGEVSPERTRSLVQYFIDKGVQGLYVNGSSGECIYQSVEDRKLILEEVMAVAKGKLTIIAHVACNNTKDSMELARHAESLGVDAIATIPPIYFRLPEYSVAKYWNDISSAAPNTDYVIYNIPQLAGVALTPSLYTEMLKNPRVIGVKNSSMPVQDIQTFVSLGGEDHIVFNGPDEQFLGGRLMGAKAGIGGTYGAMPELFLKLNQLIADKDLETARELQYAINAIIGKLTSAHGNMYGVIKEVLKINEGLNIGSVRSPLTPVTEEDRPVVEAAAALIRETKERFL, from the coding sequence ATGTCAGATTTGAAAAAATACGAAGGTATCATTCCAGCCTTCTACGCATGTTATGATGAACAAGGAGAAGTAAGTCCAGAACGTACGCGTTCCTTGGTTCAATACTTTATTGATAAAGGTGTTCAAGGTCTTTATGTCAATGGTTCTTCTGGTGAATGTATCTACCAAAGTGTTGAAGACCGCAAGTTGATTTTGGAAGAAGTCATGGCAGTTGCCAAAGGTAAATTAACTATTATTGCCCATGTTGCTTGCAATAATACTAAAGATAGTATGGAACTAGCTCGCCATGCTGAAAGCTTGGGAGTAGATGCCATTGCAACGATTCCACCAATTTACTTCCGCTTGCCAGAATACTCAGTTGCCAAATACTGGAACGATATTAGTTCTGCAGCTCCAAATACAGACTATGTTATCTACAACATTCCTCAATTGGCAGGTGTTGCTTTGACTCCAAGTCTTTATACTGAAATGTTGAAGAATCCTCGTGTTATCGGTGTGAAGAACTCTTCTATGCCAGTTCAAGATATCCAAACTTTTGTTAGCCTTGGTGGAGAAGACCATATCGTCTTTAATGGTCCAGATGAGCAGTTCCTAGGAGGACGCCTCATGGGTGCTAAGGCTGGTATCGGTGGTACTTACGGTGCTATGCCAGAACTCTTCTTGAAACTTAACCAATTGATTGCGGATAAAGACTTGGAAACAGCGCGTGAATTACAATACGCTATCAACGCTATCATTGGTAAACTCACTTCTGCACATGGAAATATGTATGGTGTCATTAAAGAAGTCTTGAAGATCAATGAAGGACTTAATATTGGATCTGTTCGTTCACCTTTGACACCAGTGACTGAAGAAGATCGTCCAGTTGTGGAAGCAGCTGCAGCCTTGATTCGTGAAACCAAGGAGCGCTTCCTCTAA
- a CDS encoding RpiR family transcriptional regulator, which translates to MDKPDIATVIDSHFEEMTDLEQEIARYFLQAETIQDDLSSQQVTQKLHISQAALTRFAKKCGFTGYREFIFQYQHEAENQANQVSKHSPLTKRVLRSYSNMREQTQDLIDEIQLERIAQLIEDAERIYFFGTGSSGLVAREMKLRFMRLGVVCEALTDQDGFAWTTSIMDENCLVLGFSLSGSTPSILDSLLDAKEMGAKTVLFTSVPNKDSQPYTETVLVATHSQPSYIQRISAQLPMLFFIDLIYAYFLEINRESKEKIFNSYWENKKLNGYRRQKRIRKS; encoded by the coding sequence ATGGACAAACCAGATATCGCAACTGTCATTGATTCACATTTTGAAGAAATGACAGACCTAGAGCAAGAAATCGCTCGCTATTTTTTACAAGCAGAAACGATTCAAGATGACCTTTCCTCCCAACAGGTTACTCAAAAATTACATATCTCTCAGGCTGCTCTGACCCGCTTTGCTAAAAAGTGTGGCTTTACTGGCTACCGAGAATTTATTTTCCAATACCAACATGAGGCAGAAAATCAAGCCAATCAAGTCTCCAAGCACAGTCCACTGACCAAACGAGTCCTCAGAAGTTATAGCAACATGAGGGAACAAACACAAGATTTGATTGACGAAATCCAACTAGAACGAATTGCCCAGTTAATCGAAGATGCTGAGCGTATATACTTCTTCGGAACAGGGAGTTCTGGCCTTGTAGCCCGTGAAATGAAATTGCGCTTCATGCGTCTAGGTGTGGTCTGCGAAGCTTTGACAGACCAAGACGGCTTTGCTTGGACAACTAGTATTATGGATGAGAATTGTCTGGTACTGGGTTTCTCACTTTCTGGCTCAACTCCTTCTATTTTAGACAGTTTATTAGACGCTAAAGAGATGGGCGCAAAAACTGTTCTCTTTACAAGTGTGCCCAATAAGGATAGTCAGCCCTACACAGAGACCGTTCTTGTTGCCACTCACAGCCAACCTTCCTACATTCAACGGATATCCGCTCAACTTCCTATGCTCTTCTTTATCGATTTGATTTATGCCTATTTTTTGGAAATCAATCGAGAAAGCAAGGAAAAAATCTTTAATAGCTACTGGGAAAATAAGAAACTCAACGGCTATCGTAGACAAAAACGTATAAGAAAATCCTAG
- a CDS encoding NUDIX hydrolase — MKTSDFVKYLQRMIAITDTGLTFTKDPFDRERYEDLRGLLSEMLNQASDLDAEEVAEVLKPTSAYATPLMDVRAWIVEDEKICLVRGQGEDSWALPGGFGEVGYSPTENILKEIEEETGFKAKVERLLAVFDTNRFQLQSKQYAKFVFECKLLDGQFQENQEIADLQFFAIDQLPTLSEKRITKEQIELLWQVYQGQREQYLD; from the coding sequence ATGAAGACAAGTGATTTTGTCAAGTATTTGCAAAGAATGATTGCCATTACAGATACTGGATTAACCTTTACAAAAGATCCGTTTGACCGTGAGCGCTACGAAGACTTGCGAGGCCTTTTATCTGAAATGTTGAATCAAGCATCAGACCTTGATGCCGAAGAAGTGGCAGAAGTCTTGAAGCCAACTTCTGCTTACGCGACTCCGTTAATGGACGTCCGTGCTTGGATTGTTGAGGACGAAAAGATTTGTCTGGTTAGGGGACAAGGAGAGGATAGTTGGGCTTTGCCAGGTGGCTTTGGTGAGGTTGGCTATTCTCCAACAGAAAATATTCTCAAGGAAATTGAAGAAGAAACCGGTTTTAAAGCCAAAGTTGAAAGACTGCTAGCTGTTTTTGATACCAATCGTTTCCAACTACAGAGCAAACAATATGCAAAGTTTGTTTTTGAATGTAAGCTTCTTGATGGACAATTCCAAGAAAATCAAGAAATTGCTGACCTTCAATTTTTTGCCATTGACCAACTACCAACCTTATCTGAAAAACGCATTACCAAGGAGCAAATAGAGCTTCTTTGGCAGGTTTATCAAGGTCAGAGGGAACAATATCTTGACTAA
- a CDS encoding UDP-N-acetylmuramoyl-tripeptide--D-alanyl-D-alanine ligase: MKLTIHEVAQAVGVKNDVSIFEDIQLEKAEFDSRLIEEGDLFVPLKGARDGHDFIETAFENGAAVTLSEKEIANHPYILVDDVLAAFQSLAAYYLEKTAVDVFAVTGSNGKTTTKDMLAHLLSTTYKTYKTQGNYNNEIGLPYTVLHMPEGTEKLVLEMGQDHLGDIHLLSELAHPKTAIVTLVGEAHLAFFKDRSEIAKGKMQIADGMASGSLLLAPADSIVEDYLPADKKVVRFGQGAELEITDLIERKDSLTFKTNFLDQALDLPVTGKYNATNAMIASYVALQEGVSEEKIRQAFQNLELTRNRTEWKKAANGADILSDVYNANPTAMKLILETFFAIPANEGGKKIAVLADMKELGDQSVQLHNQMILSLSPDVIDTVIFYGEDIAELAQLASQMFPIGHVFYFKKTADEDQFEDLVKQVKESLGDNDQILLKGSNSMNLAKLVESLEHEDK, translated from the coding sequence ATGAAATTAACTATCCACGAAGTTGCCCAAGCTGTTGGGGTGAAAAATGATGTCAGCATCTTTGAGGACATCCAGTTGGAAAAGGCTGAGTTTGACAGTCGTTTGATTGAGGAAGGGGACTTGTTTGTGCCCCTCAAAGGTGCGCGTGATGGCCATGACTTTATCGAAACAGCCTTTGAAAATGGTGCTGCTGTAACCCTGTCTGAGAAAGAAATCGCAAATCACCCCTACATTCTAGTAGACGACGTTTTGGCTGCCTTTCAATCACTAGCTGCCTACTATCTTGAGAAAACAGCTGTTGATGTCTTTGCTGTAACGGGTTCAAATGGTAAGACGACGACCAAGGATATGTTGGCGCATTTGCTATCAACAACCTACAAAACCTACAAAACACAAGGCAATTACAATAACGAGATTGGCCTTCCTTATACAGTTCTCCATATGCCTGAAGGAACAGAAAAGTTGGTCTTGGAGATGGGTCAGGATCACTTGGGAGATATCCATCTCTTGTCAGAACTGGCCCATCCAAAGACAGCCATTGTGACCTTGGTTGGAGAGGCTCATTTAGCCTTTTTCAAAGACCGTTCGGAAATTGCCAAGGGAAAAATGCAAATTGCAGATGGTATGGCTTCGGGTTCTTTGCTTTTGGCACCAGCTGACTCCATTGTAGAGGACTACTTGCCAGCTGATAAAAAGGTGGTTCGTTTTGGGCAAGGAGCAGAGCTGGAAATAACAGACTTGATTGAGCGCAAGGATAGTCTGACCTTTAAGACTAATTTCTTGGACCAAGCCCTTGATTTGCCAGTGACTGGCAAGTACAATGCCACTAATGCTATGATTGCGTCCTATGTTGCCCTGCAAGAAGGAGTTTCAGAGGAGAAAATTCGTCAGGCCTTCCAAAATCTTGAATTGACGCGTAACCGTACCGAGTGGAAGAAAGCAGCCAATGGAGCAGATATTCTGTCTGACGTATATAATGCTAATCCAACTGCTATGAAGTTAATTTTGGAGACATTCTTTGCCATCCCAGCCAATGAAGGGGGCAAGAAAATTGCAGTCTTGGCGGATATGAAGGAACTCGGTGACCAGTCTGTTCAACTCCATAACCAGATGATTTTGAGTCTCTCGCCAGATGTGATTGATACCGTGATTTTCTATGGAGAAGATATCGCAGAATTGGCCCAATTGGCCAGTCAAATGTTCCCGATCGGCCATGTTTTCTACTTCAAAAAAACGGCCGACGAGGACCAATTTGAAGATCTAGTCAAGCAAGTCAAGGAAAGTCTTGGAGATAATGACCAAATCCTGCTCAAAGGCTCTAACTCTATGAATCTAGCCAAGCTGGTAGAAAGTTTAGAGCATGAAGACAAGTGA
- a CDS encoding addiction module toxin RelE: MDYKKYRILYSPRVIDSLDKIYQYIAEEIGFVEAARRKVASIRKDINRLEIFPQAGFDADEKFGKKLDPRYQTRGLTLSKDYIVLYTIVEDTVRLAYLLPSKSDYMKLFKTKSRYD, translated from the coding sequence ATGGATTATAAAAAATATAGGATTTTGTATTCTCCTAGAGTGATTGATAGTCTGGATAAAATATATCAGTATATAGCGGAGGAAATCGGTTTTGTAGAGGCTGCGAGAAGAAAAGTGGCGAGTATCAGAAAAGATATTAATCGTCTAGAAATTTTCCCCCAAGCTGGATTTGATGCCGATGAAAAATTTGGTAAGAAATTAGACCCTCGCTACCAAACGCGAGGATTGACCTTGAGTAAGGATTACATCGTATTATATACAATTGTTGAGGATACCGTCAGACTTGCTTATTTACTCCCTTCAAAAAGTGATTACATGAAATTATTCAAGACTAAGTCAAGATACGACTGA
- a CDS encoding sugar ABC transporter permease translates to MQSTEKKPLTAFTVISTIILLLLTVLFIFPFYWILTGAFKSQPDTIVIPPQWFPKMPTMENFQQLMVQNPAMQWMWNSVFISLVTMFLVCATSSLAGYVLAKKRFYGQRILFAIFIAAMALPKQVVLVPLVRIVNFMGIHDTLWAVILPLIGWPFGVFLMKQFSENIPTELLESAKIDGCGEIRTFWSVAFPIVKPGFAALAIFTFINTWNDYFMQLVMLTSRNNLTISLGVATMQAEMATNYGLIMAGAALAAVPIVTVFLVFQKSFTQGITMGAVKG, encoded by the coding sequence ATGCAATCTACAGAAAAAAAACCATTAACAGCCTTTACTGTTATTTCAACAATCATTTTGCTCTTGTTGACTGTGCTGTTCATCTTTCCATTCTACTGGATTTTGACAGGTGCCTTCAAGTCACAGCCTGATACGATCGTTATTCCACCACAATGGTTCCCTAAAATGCCAACCATGGAAAACTTCCAACAACTCATGGTGCAAAACCCTGCTATGCAATGGATGTGGAACTCAGTATTTATCTCATTGGTAACTATGTTCTTAGTCTGTGCAACTTCATCTCTAGCAGGTTATGTATTGGCTAAAAAACGTTTCTATGGTCAACGTATCCTCTTTGCAATCTTTATTGCTGCTATGGCTCTTCCAAAACAAGTTGTCCTTGTACCATTGGTACGTATCGTCAACTTCATGGGAATCCACGATACTCTCTGGGCAGTTATCTTGCCTTTGATTGGATGGCCATTTGGGGTTTTCCTTATGAAACAATTTAGTGAAAATATTCCAACAGAGTTGCTTGAATCAGCTAAAATTGATGGTTGTGGTGAGATTCGTACTTTCTGGAGCGTAGCTTTCCCAATTGTAAAACCAGGGTTTGCGGCTCTTGCAATCTTTACCTTCATCAATACTTGGAACGACTACTTCATGCAGTTGGTTATGTTGACTTCACGTAACAATTTGACTATTTCACTCGGTGTTGCGACCATGCAAGCCGAAATGGCAACCAACTATGGTTTAATCATGGCAGGTGCAGCTCTTGCTGCAGTGCCAATCGTAACAGTCTTCCTAGTCTTCCAAAAATCCTTCACACAAGGTATTACTATGGGAGCTGTTAAAGGATAA
- a CDS encoding beta-galactosidase, with translation MIFDDLKNISFYKGIHPNLDKAIDYLYEHRKDSFELGKYDIDGDKVFLVVQENVLNKAENDQFEHHKNYADLHLLVEGHEYSSYGSRIKDEAVAFDETSDIGFVHCHEHYPLLLGYHNFAIFFPGEPHQPNGYAGMEDQVRKYLFKILID, from the coding sequence ATGATTTTTGACGATTTGAAAAATATTAGCTTCTATAAAGGGATTCATCCCAATCTTGACAAGGCAATTGATTATCTTTATGAACATCGTAAAGATTCATTCGAGTTAGGAAAATATGATATTGATGGTGACAAGGTTTTTCTAGTTGTTCAAGAAAATGTCCTAAATAAAGCTGAAAATGACCAGTTTGAACATCACAAGAACTATGCAGACTTGCATTTATTGGTAGAAGGGCATGAATATTCGAGCTACGGTTCACGTATCAAAGATGAAGCAGTAGCATTTGACGAAACAAGTGATATTGGTTTTGTCCATTGTCATGAACACTACCCACTCTTGTTGGGGTATCACAATTTTGCGATTTTCTTCCCAGGAGAGCCACATCAACCAAATGGTTATGCAGGTATGGAAGATCAAGTTCGCAAGTATTTGTTTAAAATTTTAATTGATTAG
- a CDS encoding D-alanine--D-alanine ligase has product MKQTIILLYGGRSAEREVSVLSAESVMRAVNYDRFAVKTFFISQSGDFIKTQEFSQTPGQEDRLMTNETIDWDKKVAPSAIYEEGAVVFPVLHGPMGEDGSVQGFLEVLKMPYVGCNILSSSLAMDKITTKRVLESAGIAQVPYVAIVEGDDMTSKIAEVEEKLTYPVFTKPSNMGSSVGISKSENQEELRQALELAFQYDSRVLVEQGVNAREIEVGLLGNYDVKSTLPGEVVKDVAFYDYDAKYIDNKITMDIPAKISDDVIAVMRQNAETAFRAIGGLGLSRCDFFYTDKGEIFLNELNTMPGFTQWSMYPLLWDNMGISYPDLIERLVDLAKESFDKREAHLL; this is encoded by the coding sequence ATGAAACAAACGATTATTCTTTTATACGGTGGACGGAGTGCAGAGCGTGAAGTCTCTGTCCTTTCAGCAGAAAGTGTCATGCGTGCGGTTAACTATGATCGTTTCGCAGTCAAGACTTTCTTTATCAGTCAGTCAGGTGACTTTATCAAAACGCAGGAATTTAGCCAGACTCCTGGGCAAGAGGATCGTCTTATGACCAATGAAACCATTGATTGGGATAAGAAAGTTGCACCAAGTGCTATCTACGAAGAAGGGGCAGTTGTCTTTCCAGTTCTTCATGGTCCGATGGGAGAAGATGGCTCTGTTCAAGGCTTCCTCGAAGTTTTGAAAATGCCTTATGTTGGTTGCAATATTTTGTCATCCAGTCTTGCCATGGACAAAATCACGACCAAGCGTGTGTTAGAATCTGCTGGCATTGCTCAAGTTCCTTATGTGGCTATCGTTGAAGGTGATGATATGACTTCTAAAATCGCTGAAGTGGAAGAAAAATTGACTTATCCAGTCTTCACTAAGCCGTCAAACATGGGTTCAAGTGTCGGTATTTCTAAATCTGAAAATCAAGAAGAACTCCGTCAGGCTTTGGAACTTGCCTTTCAATATGACAGTCGTGTTTTGGTAGAGCAAGGGGTCAATGCCCGTGAAATCGAGGTTGGACTCTTGGGAAACTACGATGTCAAAAGTACGCTACCAGGAGAAGTAGTCAAGGATGTTGCCTTTTATGACTACGATGCCAAGTATATTGACAACAAGATTACCATGGATATCCCAGCTAAAATCAGTGATGATGTGATAGCTGTCATGCGTCAAAATGCAGAAACGGCCTTCCGTGCCATTGGTGGTTTAGGCTTATCTCGTTGTGATTTCTTTTATACAGATAAGGGAGAAATCTTCCTAAATGAGCTCAATACCATGCCAGGTTTCACCCAGTGGTCAATGTATCCATTACTTTGGGACAATATGGGAATCAGCTACCCAGACCTAATCGAGCGTTTGGTTGACCTTGCCAAGGAAAGTTTTGACAAGCGCGAAGCGCATTTGCTATAA
- a CDS encoding penicillin-binding protein: MRKFNSHSIPIRLNLLFSIVILLFMTIIGRLLYMQVLNKDFYEKKLASASQTKVTTSSARGEIYDASGKPLVENTLKQVVSFTRSNKMTAKDLKEIASQLLGYVSISSPNLTERQLADYYLADPEIYKKTVEALPSEKRLDSDGNRLSESELYNNAVDSVPTSQLNYTEDEKKEIYLFSQLNAVGNFATGTIATDPLNDSQVAVIASISKEMPGISISTSWDRKILETSLSSIVGSVSSEKAGLPAEEAESYLKKGYSLNDRVGTSYLEKQYEETLQGKRSVKEIHLDKYGNMESVDTIEEGSKGNNIKLTIDLAFQDSVDALLKSYFNSELGNGGAKYSEGVYAVALNPKTGAVLSMSGLKHDLKTGDLTPDSLGTVTNVFVPGSVVKAATISSGWENGVLSGNQTLTDQPIVFQGSAPIYSWYKLAYGSFPITAVEALEYSSNAYMVQTALGIMGQTYQPNMFVGTSNLETAMGKLRATFGEYGLGAATGIDLPDESTGFVPKEYSFANYITNAFGQFDNYTPMQLAQYVATIANDGVRVAPRIVEGIYGNNDKGGLGELIQAIDTKEINKVNISESDMAILHQGFYQVAHGTSGLTTGRAFSNGALVSISGKTGTAESYVADGQEATNTNAVAYAPSDNPQIAVAVVFPHNTNLTNGVGPSIARDIINLYQKYHPMN, from the coding sequence ATGAGAAAATTTAACAGCCATTCGATTCCGATTCGGCTTAATTTATTGTTTTCAATCGTCATTTTACTCTTTATGACCATTATTGGTCGCCTGCTTTATATGCAGGTTTTGAACAAGGATTTTTATGAAAAAAAGCTAGCCTCAGCTAGTCAGACCAAGGTCACAACCAGTTCTGCTCGTGGGGAAATCTATGATGCTAGTGGAAAACCTTTGGTAGAAAATACATTAAAGCAGGTTGTTTCCTTTACGCGTAGTAATAAAATGACTGCTAAAGATCTGAAAGAAATCGCTAGTCAGTTGCTGGGATATGTGAGCATCAGTTCGCCAAATTTGACAGAACGCCAGCTGGCTGATTACTATTTGGCTGATCCTGAAATCTATAAAAAAACAGTGGAAGCTCTCCCGAGTGAGAAACGATTGGATTCAGATGGCAATCGCCTATCCGAATCAGAACTGTATAACAATGCGGTCGATAGTGTCCCAACAAGTCAACTAAACTATACAGAGGATGAAAAGAAAGAAATCTATCTTTTTAGTCAGTTAAATGCTGTTGGAAACTTTGCGACAGGAACCATTGCGACAGATCCTCTAAATGATTCTCAGGTGGCTGTTATTGCCTCTATTTCAAAGGAGATGCCTGGCATTAGTATTTCTACTTCTTGGGATCGAAAGATTTTGGAAACTTCCCTTTCTTCTATAGTAGGGAGTGTATCCAGTGAAAAAGCTGGTCTCCCAGCGGAAGAAGCAGAATCCTATCTTAAAAAAGGCTATTCTCTAAATGACCGTGTTGGAACCTCCTATTTGGAAAAGCAATATGAAGAGACCTTACAAGGAAAACGCTCGGTAAAAGAAATCCATCTGGATAAATATGGCAATATGGAAAGCGTGGACACAATTGAGGAAGGTAGTAAGGGAAACAATATCAAACTGACCATTGATTTGGCCTTCCAAGATAGCGTGGATGCTTTGCTGAAAAGTTATTTCAATTCCGAGCTAGGAAATGGTGGAGCCAAGTATTCTGAGGGTGTGTATGCAGTCGCCCTTAACCCCAAAACAGGTGCTGTTTTGTCTATGTCAGGACTCAAACATGACCTGAAAACGGGAGACTTGACGCCTGATTCCTTGGGAACGGTAACCAATGTCTTTGTCCCAGGGTCAGTAGTTAAGGCCGCTACCATCAGCTCAGGTTGGGAAAATGGTGTTTTATCAGGAAACCAAACCTTAACAGATCAGCCTATTGTTTTCCAAGGTTCAGCTCCAATTTATTCTTGGTATAAATTGGCATATGGATCTTTTCCTATTACAGCTGTGGAAGCCTTGGAGTATTCATCTAATGCTTACATGGTTCAAACCGCTCTTGGAATCATGGGCCAGACCTATCAACCAAATATGTTTGTTGGAACCAGCAATTTGGAAACAGCTATGGGAAAACTTCGTGCGACCTTTGGCGAATATGGCTTGGGGGCTGCGACCGGAATTGACCTACCAGATGAATCTACTGGATTTGTTCCCAAAGAGTATAGCTTTGCTAATTACATCACCAATGCCTTTGGGCAGTTTGATAACTATACGCCCATGCAGTTGGCTCAGTATGTAGCAACTATTGCAAATGATGGTGTTCGTGTGGCTCCTCGTATTGTTGAAGGTATTTATGGAAATAATGATAAGGGTGGCCTTGGGGAATTAATCCAAGCAATAGATACCAAGGAAATCAACAAGGTCAATATTTCTGAATCAGATATGGCAATCTTGCACCAAGGATTTTATCAGGTTGCTCATGGGACTAGTGGGTTGACAACTGGCCGTGCCTTTTCAAATGGTGCCTTGGTATCCATTAGCGGAAAAACGGGTACAGCCGAAAGCTATGTGGCAGATGGTCAGGAAGCAACCAATACCAATGCGGTGGCCTATGCTCCATCTGATAATCCTCAAATCGCTGTTGCAGTGGTCTTTCCTCATAATACCAATCTAACAAATGGTGTAGGACCTTCCATTGCGCGTGATATTATCAATCTGTATCAAAAATACCATCCAATGAACTAG
- a CDS encoding XRE family transcriptional regulator: protein MAIANSSKMVTFQANRELVNDAMEVLKEQNLSLSSALRLFLKNVVVTNGVDLLSEEELEKEYLFRQLQAEVQESYAKIEAGNYLTDEDVVTRYGL from the coding sequence ATGGCTATAGCGAATTCAAGTAAAATGGTAACCTTCCAAGCTAATAGAGAATTGGTAAACGATGCTATGGAAGTGTTAAAAGAACAAAATCTCTCTCTTTCATCAGCACTCAGATTATTTTTAAAGAATGTTGTCGTAACAAATGGAGTAGATTTACTGAGTGAAGAGGAATTAGAGAAGGAGTATTTGTTTAGACAATTACAAGCAGAAGTTCAAGAAAGTTATGCCAAGATTGAGGCTGGAAATTACTTGACAGATGAGGATGTCGTGACACGCTATGGATTATAA